A region from the Mya arenaria isolate MELC-2E11 chromosome 2, ASM2691426v1 genome encodes:
- the LOC128217471 gene encoding uncharacterized protein LOC128217471 isoform X10: protein MSSETVAKTVGKKLRYYFEVKRLEDGFDLSGTHSPQLNHPPLKSRPTLQYDGLHDRALKHYFSQPDVKTRLTQMHPTGGDLREDDLRQLLKRYMYKYRFITSQDESTKLQVNQPLKLVGFDNPPKKPDNHGNKRFPWQRPWEQQPAHNKHPTMPEWMYRNHPTQGRTIKPELVGFGVGLKSQKHKRIKGGFPVMRSVPSSKVTRGEAHRLIDVATKILVATERVQDMKSRPGSPTRKPAAPAPFETSKPLPDNTRGQRKKRPSTAKYSWDIHGRRHVRVKSYDDSFIPDWIMTQKKEHPEPPKEERPKTPEPKPSPRPRSAKYRHREATVINVPEPSVRREVVVNQGSQTADDVGIQTEKKLLEEYDHQEDEVKDGPWSEYQVYVRTGDRVGAATKADVRITLYGERGRTKEICLGNSSRNKVKFQRGKEDIFLFPAHHVGKLRKIKIGHDRPDLSFAWFLDGVSVYDMHEKRIYEFVCADWLSGRDGDRQTYKELKLDCERAFVEAYDDVRERSYPQAGRDRRKDENSNESKASKNDKRSVESIQGSRGERHSDSDDTSTSYSSSSSSNSGRGRRLSPRSKTPTKPREPSPPRQAAKDDFFDAKVSGPTFTFRSSKEDEVIQEEYLSGYKAGLNAASAEQKQEHKKEDAAKKSVLKGPTVHDAARSGDLDRMQTLLNYYPEMKEAKDESGLTPLHVSTQQGRLDIVKWLTALGINLNTETQTGYTAIHLAAMNGHLNCMIVLAAMGAALTCRSVDKQTPLHVAAMNGHLECVKWLIANRASLTTEDQLGRTALALADEYQHKEVAEFIQKCIDEARDPSSSLYAMRSSRKGLGTIEEDSSPRQERSTMWQNDTNPDSACANVGSESEGRKAREKHNSQSVQVGHCCTRCALCLCKAHFVSVYINVLNEHYIITHHVEFHIFTDIFQNTTFWFHDVIV from the exons ATGTCCTCAGAAACAGTGGCTAAAACTGTCGGCAAAAAGCT GCGATATTACTTCGAGGTGAAGAGACTGGAAGATGGCTTTGACCTGTCTGGTACCCATTCTCCACAGCTGAATCACCCACCATTAAAATCA CGCCCGACCCTCCAGTATGACGGGCTTCATGACCGGGCTCTTAAGCACTATTTCAGCCAACCAGATGTGAAAACTCGGCTCACACAGATGCACCCG ACGGGAGGTGACTTACGTGAAGATGATCTTAGACAGCTTCTCAAAcgatacatgtacaaatatagGTTCATT ACTTCCCAAGATGAGAGCACCAAGTTACAGGTTAACCAACCACTGAAACTGGTGGGATTTGACAACCCACCAAAGAAGCCTGATAACCATGGCAACAAGAGGTTTCCATGGCAACGGCCTTGGGAGCAGCAGCCGGCACACAACAAG cACCCGACAATGCCAGAGTGGATGTATCGCAACCATCCAACACAGGGGCGGACCATCAAACCAGAGTTGGTTGGCTTTGGAGTCGGTCTCAAGTCTCAAAAACACAA GCGTATCAAAGGTGGTTTTCCTGTGATGCGCTCTGTGCCGAGCAGTAAGGTTACGAGGGGAGAGGCCCACAGACTCATTGATGTGGCAACAAAGATACTCGTTGCTACA GAGCGTGTTCAAGACATGAAATCCCGGCCTGGCAGCCCCACACGGAAACCTGCTGCTCCAGCACCGTTTGAG ACCAGTAAGCCCCTTCCAGATAATACACGAGGACAG agGAAGAAGCGACCTTCAACAGCCAAGTACTCGTGGGATATACATGGCAGAAGGCATGTCAGGGTCAAG TCTTACGATGACAGCTTCATTCCTGACTGGATCAT GACACAGAAGAAGGAGCACCCAGAGCCTCCTAAAGAAGAGCGTCCCAAAACACCCGAACCAAAACCTTCCCCACGCCCAAGGTCGGCCAAGTATCGTCATCGGGAAGCCACAGTGATTAATGTCCCAGAGCCATCAGTAAGGCGAGAGGTTGTAGTGAACCAGGGATCGCAGACGGCTGATGATGTTGGCATACAGACGGAGAAGAAACTACTGGAGGAATATGATCAT CAAGAGGATGAGGTAAAGGATGGGCCATGGAGCGAGTACCAGGTATACGTCAGGACAGGTGACAGGGTTGGGGCCGCCACCAAGGCAGATGTGCGTATCACACTGTACGGGGAGCGTGGACGTACAAAGGAGATTTGTCTCGGCAACTCCTCCAGGAATAAGGTCAAGTTCCAGAGGGGAAAG GAGGACATATTTTTGTTCCCAGCTCACCATGTTGGAAAACTTAGGAAAATCAAAATTGGACATGACAGACCAGATCTTA GTTTTGCTTGGTTTTTGGACGGAGTATCTGTCTATGACATGCATGAGAAGCGGATATATGAGTTTGTGTGCGCCGATTGGCTATCAGGGCGTGATggagacagacagacatacaagGAGCTGAAACTGGACTGTGAGAGGGCTTTTGTTGAAG CATATGATGATGTGCGTGAACGGTCGTACCCACAAGCTGGGCGAGACAGGAGAAAAGATGAGAACTCGAATGAGAGTAAGGCATCAAAAAATGACAAGCGCAGTGTGGAGTCCATACAGGGTAGTCGTGGTGAGCGACACAGTGACAGCGATGACACATCAACCTCATATTCCTCATCCAGCTCATCAAATTCAG GTAGAGGACGAAGATTATCTCCTCGTTCCAAAACTCCAACCAAACCCAGGGAACCATCCCCACCAAGACAGGCAGCAAAGGACGACTTTTTCGATGCCAAAGTATCAGGCCCAACATTTACGTTCCGCAGCTCGAAGGAGGATGAAGTTATACAGGAGGAATATCTATCTGGGTACAAG GCTGGTCTGAATGCAGCATCAGCGGAACAGAAGCAGGAGCACAAGAAAGAGGATGCTGCCAAGAAAAGTGTACTGAAGGGGCCCACTGTGCATGATGCAGCACGCTCTGGAGACCTTGACAGGATGCAGACACTCCTCAACTACTATCCTGAGATGAAAGA GGCCAAAGATGAGTCAGGATTAACTCCCCTGCATGTGTCGACCCAGCAGGGCCGACTGGATATCGTCAAGTGGTTAACTGCCCTTGGAATCAACCTCAACACTGAGACCCAAACTGGTTACACTGCCATCCACCTCGCTGCAATGAATGGACACCTCAACTGCATGATT GTTCTGGCCGCTATGGGAGCTGCCCTGACCTGTAGATCTGTGGACAAACAGACACCGCTCCATGTGGCCGCTATGAA TGGTCACCTGGAATGTGTGAAGTGGCTGATAGCAAACCGGGCAAGCTTGACAACGGAGGACCAGCTGGGACGGACGGCCCTCGCCCTTGCTGATGAGTACCAGCACAAGGAGGTGGCTGAGTTCATACAGAAGTGTATTGACGAGGCTCGCGACCCCAGCAGCAGCCTCTATGCCATGAGGTCATCCAGGAAAGG GCTGGGTACAATAGAGGAGGACAGCAGTCCCCGGCAAGAGCGCAGCACTATGTGGCAAAATGAT ACTAACCCAGACTCTGCATGCGCAAATGTGGGCAGTGAGTCTGAAGGTAGAAAAGCACGAGAAAAACATAATTCTCAGTCTGTACAGGTCGGTCACTGTTGTACACGTTGTGCACTTTGTTTGTGTAAGGCACATTTTGTATcagtttatataaatgtattgaatgaacattatattattaCCCATCATGTTGAGTTTCACATTTTCACGGACATATTCCAGAACACCACCTTTTGGTTTCATGATGTAATTGTTTAA
- the LOC128217471 gene encoding uncharacterized protein LOC128217471 isoform X4, with protein sequence MSSETVAKTVGKKLRYYFEVKRLEDGFDLSGTHSPQLNHPPLKSRPTLQYDGLHDRALKHYFSQPDVKTRLTQMHPTGGDLREDDLRQLLKRYMYKYRFITSQDESTKLQVNQPLKLVGFDNPPKKPDNHGNKRFPWQRPWEQQPAHNKHPTMPEWMYRNHPTQGRTIKPELVGFGVGLKSQKHKRIKGGFPVMRSVPSSKVTRGEAHRLIDVATKILVATERVQDMKSRPGSPTRKPAAPAPFETSKPLPDNTRGQRKKRPSTAKYSWDIHGRRHVRVKEEEAEDGNHPHSDRPRSYDDSFIPDWIIKDMFASRKRTQKKEHPEPPKEERPKTPEPKPSPRPRSAKYRHREATVINVPEPSVRREVVVNQGSQTADDVGIQTEKKLLEEYDHQEDEVKDGPWSEYQVYVRTGDRVGAATKADVRITLYGERGRTKEICLGNSSRNKVKFQRGKEDIFLFPAHHVGKLRKIKIGHDRPDLSFAWFLDGVSVYDMHEKRIYEFVCADWLSGRDGDRQTYKELKLDCERAFVEAYDDVRERSYPQAGRDRRKDENSNESKASKNDKRSVESIQGSRGERHSDSDDTSTSYSSSSSSNSGRGRRLSPRSKTPTKPREPSPPRQAAKDDFFDAKVSGPTFTFRSSKEDEVIQEEYLSGYKAGLNAASAEQKQEHKKEDAAKKSVLKGPTVHDAARSGDLDRMQTLLNYYPEMKEAKDESGLTPLHVSTQQGRLDIVKWLTALGINLNTETQTGYTAIHLAAMNGHLNCMIVLAAMGAALTCRSVDKQTPLHVAAMNGHLECVKWLIANRASLTTEDQLGRTALALADEYQHKEVAEFIQKCIDEARDPSSSLYAMRSSRKGLGTIEEDSSPRQERSTMWQNDTNPDSACANVGSESEGRKAREKHNSQSVQVGHCCTRCALCLCKAHFVSVYINVLNEHYIITHHVEFHIFTDIFQNTTFWFHDVIV encoded by the exons ATGTCCTCAGAAACAGTGGCTAAAACTGTCGGCAAAAAGCT GCGATATTACTTCGAGGTGAAGAGACTGGAAGATGGCTTTGACCTGTCTGGTACCCATTCTCCACAGCTGAATCACCCACCATTAAAATCA CGCCCGACCCTCCAGTATGACGGGCTTCATGACCGGGCTCTTAAGCACTATTTCAGCCAACCAGATGTGAAAACTCGGCTCACACAGATGCACCCG ACGGGAGGTGACTTACGTGAAGATGATCTTAGACAGCTTCTCAAAcgatacatgtacaaatatagGTTCATT ACTTCCCAAGATGAGAGCACCAAGTTACAGGTTAACCAACCACTGAAACTGGTGGGATTTGACAACCCACCAAAGAAGCCTGATAACCATGGCAACAAGAGGTTTCCATGGCAACGGCCTTGGGAGCAGCAGCCGGCACACAACAAG cACCCGACAATGCCAGAGTGGATGTATCGCAACCATCCAACACAGGGGCGGACCATCAAACCAGAGTTGGTTGGCTTTGGAGTCGGTCTCAAGTCTCAAAAACACAA GCGTATCAAAGGTGGTTTTCCTGTGATGCGCTCTGTGCCGAGCAGTAAGGTTACGAGGGGAGAGGCCCACAGACTCATTGATGTGGCAACAAAGATACTCGTTGCTACA GAGCGTGTTCAAGACATGAAATCCCGGCCTGGCAGCCCCACACGGAAACCTGCTGCTCCAGCACCGTTTGAG ACCAGTAAGCCCCTTCCAGATAATACACGAGGACAG agGAAGAAGCGACCTTCAACAGCCAAGTACTCGTGGGATATACATGGCAGAAGGCATGTCAGGGTCAAG GAAGAGGAAGCAGAAGATGGGAACCATCCTCATTCTGACAGACCTCGG TCTTACGATGACAGCTTCATTCCTGACTGGATCAT AAAAGATATGTTCGCTTCCCGAAAAAG GACACAGAAGAAGGAGCACCCAGAGCCTCCTAAAGAAGAGCGTCCCAAAACACCCGAACCAAAACCTTCCCCACGCCCAAGGTCGGCCAAGTATCGTCATCGGGAAGCCACAGTGATTAATGTCCCAGAGCCATCAGTAAGGCGAGAGGTTGTAGTGAACCAGGGATCGCAGACGGCTGATGATGTTGGCATACAGACGGAGAAGAAACTACTGGAGGAATATGATCAT CAAGAGGATGAGGTAAAGGATGGGCCATGGAGCGAGTACCAGGTATACGTCAGGACAGGTGACAGGGTTGGGGCCGCCACCAAGGCAGATGTGCGTATCACACTGTACGGGGAGCGTGGACGTACAAAGGAGATTTGTCTCGGCAACTCCTCCAGGAATAAGGTCAAGTTCCAGAGGGGAAAG GAGGACATATTTTTGTTCCCAGCTCACCATGTTGGAAAACTTAGGAAAATCAAAATTGGACATGACAGACCAGATCTTA GTTTTGCTTGGTTTTTGGACGGAGTATCTGTCTATGACATGCATGAGAAGCGGATATATGAGTTTGTGTGCGCCGATTGGCTATCAGGGCGTGATggagacagacagacatacaagGAGCTGAAACTGGACTGTGAGAGGGCTTTTGTTGAAG CATATGATGATGTGCGTGAACGGTCGTACCCACAAGCTGGGCGAGACAGGAGAAAAGATGAGAACTCGAATGAGAGTAAGGCATCAAAAAATGACAAGCGCAGTGTGGAGTCCATACAGGGTAGTCGTGGTGAGCGACACAGTGACAGCGATGACACATCAACCTCATATTCCTCATCCAGCTCATCAAATTCAG GTAGAGGACGAAGATTATCTCCTCGTTCCAAAACTCCAACCAAACCCAGGGAACCATCCCCACCAAGACAGGCAGCAAAGGACGACTTTTTCGATGCCAAAGTATCAGGCCCAACATTTACGTTCCGCAGCTCGAAGGAGGATGAAGTTATACAGGAGGAATATCTATCTGGGTACAAG GCTGGTCTGAATGCAGCATCAGCGGAACAGAAGCAGGAGCACAAGAAAGAGGATGCTGCCAAGAAAAGTGTACTGAAGGGGCCCACTGTGCATGATGCAGCACGCTCTGGAGACCTTGACAGGATGCAGACACTCCTCAACTACTATCCTGAGATGAAAGA GGCCAAAGATGAGTCAGGATTAACTCCCCTGCATGTGTCGACCCAGCAGGGCCGACTGGATATCGTCAAGTGGTTAACTGCCCTTGGAATCAACCTCAACACTGAGACCCAAACTGGTTACACTGCCATCCACCTCGCTGCAATGAATGGACACCTCAACTGCATGATT GTTCTGGCCGCTATGGGAGCTGCCCTGACCTGTAGATCTGTGGACAAACAGACACCGCTCCATGTGGCCGCTATGAA TGGTCACCTGGAATGTGTGAAGTGGCTGATAGCAAACCGGGCAAGCTTGACAACGGAGGACCAGCTGGGACGGACGGCCCTCGCCCTTGCTGATGAGTACCAGCACAAGGAGGTGGCTGAGTTCATACAGAAGTGTATTGACGAGGCTCGCGACCCCAGCAGCAGCCTCTATGCCATGAGGTCATCCAGGAAAGG GCTGGGTACAATAGAGGAGGACAGCAGTCCCCGGCAAGAGCGCAGCACTATGTGGCAAAATGAT ACTAACCCAGACTCTGCATGCGCAAATGTGGGCAGTGAGTCTGAAGGTAGAAAAGCACGAGAAAAACATAATTCTCAGTCTGTACAGGTCGGTCACTGTTGTACACGTTGTGCACTTTGTTTGTGTAAGGCACATTTTGTATcagtttatataaatgtattgaatgaacattatattattaCCCATCATGTTGAGTTTCACATTTTCACGGACATATTCCAGAACACCACCTTTTGGTTTCATGATGTAATTGTTTAA
- the LOC128217471 gene encoding uncharacterized protein LOC128217471 isoform X2, giving the protein MSSETVAKTVGKKLRYYFEVKRLEDGFDLSGTHSPQLNHPPLKSRPTLQYDGLHDRALKHYFSQPDVKTRLTQMHPTGGDLREDDLRQLLKRYMYKYRFITSQDESTKLQVNQPLKLVGFDNPPKKPDNHGNKRFPWQRPWEQQPAHNKHPTMPEWMYRNHPTQGRTIKPELVGFGVGLKSQKHKRIKGGFPVMRSVPSSKVTRGEAHRLIDVATKILVATERVQDMKSRPGSPTRKPAAPAPFETSKPLPDNTRGQRKKRPSTAKYSWDIHGRRHVRVKEEEAEDGNHPHSDRPRDKDDKDRPLSDRPRSYDDSFIPDWIMTQKKEHPEPPKEERPKTPEPKPSPRPRSAKYRHREATVINVPEPSVRREVVVNQGSQTADDVGIQTEKKLLEEYDHQEDEVKDGPWSEYQVYVRTGDRVGAATKADVRITLYGERGRTKEICLGNSSRNKVKFQRGKEDIFLFPAHHVGKLRKIKIGHDRPDLSFAWFLDGVSVYDMHEKRIYEFVCADWLSGRDGDRQTYKELKLDCERAFVEAYDDVRERSYPQAGRDRRKDENSNESKASKNDKRSVESIQGSRGERHSDSDDTSTSYSSSSSSNSGRGRRLSPRSKTPTKPREPSPPRQAAKDDFFDAKVSGPTFTFRSSKEDEVIQEEYLSGYKAGLNAASAEQKQEHKKEDAAKKSVLKGPTVHDAARSGDLDRMQTLLNYYPEMKEAKDESGLTPLHVSTQQGRLDIVKWLTALGINLNTETQTGYTAIHLAAMNGHLNCMIVLAAMGAALTCRSVDKQTPLHVAAMNGHLECVKWLIANRASLTTEDQLGRTALALADEYQHKEVAEFIQKCIDEARDPSSSLYAMRSSRKGLGTIEEDSSPRQERSTMWQNDTNPDSACANVGSESEGRKAREKHNSQSVQVGHCCTRCALCLCKAHFVSVYINVLNEHYIITHHVEFHIFTDIFQNTTFWFHDVIV; this is encoded by the exons ATGTCCTCAGAAACAGTGGCTAAAACTGTCGGCAAAAAGCT GCGATATTACTTCGAGGTGAAGAGACTGGAAGATGGCTTTGACCTGTCTGGTACCCATTCTCCACAGCTGAATCACCCACCATTAAAATCA CGCCCGACCCTCCAGTATGACGGGCTTCATGACCGGGCTCTTAAGCACTATTTCAGCCAACCAGATGTGAAAACTCGGCTCACACAGATGCACCCG ACGGGAGGTGACTTACGTGAAGATGATCTTAGACAGCTTCTCAAAcgatacatgtacaaatatagGTTCATT ACTTCCCAAGATGAGAGCACCAAGTTACAGGTTAACCAACCACTGAAACTGGTGGGATTTGACAACCCACCAAAGAAGCCTGATAACCATGGCAACAAGAGGTTTCCATGGCAACGGCCTTGGGAGCAGCAGCCGGCACACAACAAG cACCCGACAATGCCAGAGTGGATGTATCGCAACCATCCAACACAGGGGCGGACCATCAAACCAGAGTTGGTTGGCTTTGGAGTCGGTCTCAAGTCTCAAAAACACAA GCGTATCAAAGGTGGTTTTCCTGTGATGCGCTCTGTGCCGAGCAGTAAGGTTACGAGGGGAGAGGCCCACAGACTCATTGATGTGGCAACAAAGATACTCGTTGCTACA GAGCGTGTTCAAGACATGAAATCCCGGCCTGGCAGCCCCACACGGAAACCTGCTGCTCCAGCACCGTTTGAG ACCAGTAAGCCCCTTCCAGATAATACACGAGGACAG agGAAGAAGCGACCTTCAACAGCCAAGTACTCGTGGGATATACATGGCAGAAGGCATGTCAGGGTCAAG GAAGAGGAAGCAGAAGATGGGAACCATCCTCATTCTGACAGACCTCGG GATAAAGATGACAAGGACCGGCCATTATCAGATAGACCCAGG TCTTACGATGACAGCTTCATTCCTGACTGGATCAT GACACAGAAGAAGGAGCACCCAGAGCCTCCTAAAGAAGAGCGTCCCAAAACACCCGAACCAAAACCTTCCCCACGCCCAAGGTCGGCCAAGTATCGTCATCGGGAAGCCACAGTGATTAATGTCCCAGAGCCATCAGTAAGGCGAGAGGTTGTAGTGAACCAGGGATCGCAGACGGCTGATGATGTTGGCATACAGACGGAGAAGAAACTACTGGAGGAATATGATCAT CAAGAGGATGAGGTAAAGGATGGGCCATGGAGCGAGTACCAGGTATACGTCAGGACAGGTGACAGGGTTGGGGCCGCCACCAAGGCAGATGTGCGTATCACACTGTACGGGGAGCGTGGACGTACAAAGGAGATTTGTCTCGGCAACTCCTCCAGGAATAAGGTCAAGTTCCAGAGGGGAAAG GAGGACATATTTTTGTTCCCAGCTCACCATGTTGGAAAACTTAGGAAAATCAAAATTGGACATGACAGACCAGATCTTA GTTTTGCTTGGTTTTTGGACGGAGTATCTGTCTATGACATGCATGAGAAGCGGATATATGAGTTTGTGTGCGCCGATTGGCTATCAGGGCGTGATggagacagacagacatacaagGAGCTGAAACTGGACTGTGAGAGGGCTTTTGTTGAAG CATATGATGATGTGCGTGAACGGTCGTACCCACAAGCTGGGCGAGACAGGAGAAAAGATGAGAACTCGAATGAGAGTAAGGCATCAAAAAATGACAAGCGCAGTGTGGAGTCCATACAGGGTAGTCGTGGTGAGCGACACAGTGACAGCGATGACACATCAACCTCATATTCCTCATCCAGCTCATCAAATTCAG GTAGAGGACGAAGATTATCTCCTCGTTCCAAAACTCCAACCAAACCCAGGGAACCATCCCCACCAAGACAGGCAGCAAAGGACGACTTTTTCGATGCCAAAGTATCAGGCCCAACATTTACGTTCCGCAGCTCGAAGGAGGATGAAGTTATACAGGAGGAATATCTATCTGGGTACAAG GCTGGTCTGAATGCAGCATCAGCGGAACAGAAGCAGGAGCACAAGAAAGAGGATGCTGCCAAGAAAAGTGTACTGAAGGGGCCCACTGTGCATGATGCAGCACGCTCTGGAGACCTTGACAGGATGCAGACACTCCTCAACTACTATCCTGAGATGAAAGA GGCCAAAGATGAGTCAGGATTAACTCCCCTGCATGTGTCGACCCAGCAGGGCCGACTGGATATCGTCAAGTGGTTAACTGCCCTTGGAATCAACCTCAACACTGAGACCCAAACTGGTTACACTGCCATCCACCTCGCTGCAATGAATGGACACCTCAACTGCATGATT GTTCTGGCCGCTATGGGAGCTGCCCTGACCTGTAGATCTGTGGACAAACAGACACCGCTCCATGTGGCCGCTATGAA TGGTCACCTGGAATGTGTGAAGTGGCTGATAGCAAACCGGGCAAGCTTGACAACGGAGGACCAGCTGGGACGGACGGCCCTCGCCCTTGCTGATGAGTACCAGCACAAGGAGGTGGCTGAGTTCATACAGAAGTGTATTGACGAGGCTCGCGACCCCAGCAGCAGCCTCTATGCCATGAGGTCATCCAGGAAAGG GCTGGGTACAATAGAGGAGGACAGCAGTCCCCGGCAAGAGCGCAGCACTATGTGGCAAAATGAT ACTAACCCAGACTCTGCATGCGCAAATGTGGGCAGTGAGTCTGAAGGTAGAAAAGCACGAGAAAAACATAATTCTCAGTCTGTACAGGTCGGTCACTGTTGTACACGTTGTGCACTTTGTTTGTGTAAGGCACATTTTGTATcagtttatataaatgtattgaatgaacattatattattaCCCATCATGTTGAGTTTCACATTTTCACGGACATATTCCAGAACACCACCTTTTGGTTTCATGATGTAATTGTTTAA